In the genome of Pempheris klunzingeri isolate RE-2024b chromosome 3, fPemKlu1.hap1, whole genome shotgun sequence, one region contains:
- the rasd2b gene encoding GTP-binding protein Rhes → MERGSISTGTQTTSIPAPRSCSTADGPQLRGNMDGQCAGSSKVLLAYKNASQHLSSSGIKAGLGILKVATSQWKQEKKTRSGTAVRQLSAANSSYPCKRSPLDQLAALVLHGQTRQRQIGQDPLYSTKPQNSKRIVVLGAPRVGKTSILRRYLRDGFVEEYMPTSEDFLRKLFRIRGETYQIDILDASRERDFPAKRRLSILTGDIFLLVFSLDDRSSFEEVCALRTEILAAKSKLTKPSVPEQCARPHVPLVVCANKVDLLESERGISKAEVLQALGDDCAYFETSAKDSTNLEKVFETLAKRGGLPTETGPSQHRKVSIRSYQAMRTGRVPGRGSQTPGREDACGALYPLARRPSFSTDLRQVIGPHTARKPAGKALEKCQIQ, encoded by the exons ATGGAGAGAGGCAGCATCTCCACCGGCACGCAGACCACCTCCATCCCCGCACCCCGCAGCTGCTCCACCGCTGATGGTCCGCAGCTGCGCGGTAACATGGACGGGCAGTGCGCCGGGTCCTCCAAAGTCTTACTGGCTTACAAAAACGCATCGCAGCACCTGAGTTCATCGGGAATAAAAGCGGGCTTGGGCATACTCAAAGTGGCCACGtctcagtggaaacaggagaaGAAGACGCGTTCAGGGACAGCCGTGAGGCAACTCTCCGCTGCCAACAGCAGCTATCCCTGCAAGAGATCCCCGCTGGATCAGCTGGCAGCTCTGGTTCTCCACGGTCAAACCCGCCAGCGCCAGATTGGCCAAGACCCCCTCTACTCCACCAAGCCGCAGAACTCTAAGCGCATCGTGGTCCTTGGCGCGCCACGGGTCGGCAAGACCTCCATCCTGAGAAGATACCTGCGGGACGGATTTGTGGAGGAGTACATGCCCACCTCCGAGGACTTCCTCAGGAAGCTGTTTCGCATCCGCGGAGAGACCTACCAAATTGACATCCTGGATGCGTCCAGGGAAAGGGATTTCCCAGCCAAGCGGCGGCTTTCAATCCTCACTG GAGATATATTTCTTCTAGTATTCAGCCTAGATGACCGGAGCTCTTTCGAAGAGGTTTGCGCCCTGCGAACGGAGATTCTGGCTGCCAAATCTAAGCTCACCAAACCCTCTGTGCCAGAGCAGTGCGCACGGCCGCATGTTCCCCTGGTGGTCTGCGCCAACAAGGTGGATCTCCTGGAGTCTGAGAGAGGAATATCTAAGGCAGAGGTGCTCCAAGCCCTTGGTGATGACTGTGCCTATTTCGAAACGTCTGCAAAGGACAGCACAAATCTAGAGAAAGTCTTCGAGACTTTAGCAAAGCGAGGCGGGCTCCCGACTGAAACTGGCCCCTCTCAGCACCGCAAAGTCTCCATCCGTTCGTACCAGGCCATGCGCACAGGCCGTGTGCCAGGGAGAGGGAGCCAGACACCGGGGCGCGAAGATGCCTGTGGCGCCCTGTACCCACTGGCCCGGCGGCCGAGTTTTAGCACGGATCTCCGACAAGTGATTGGGCCACACACGGCAAGAAAGCCAGCCGGCAAAGCGCTGGAAAAATGTCAGATTCAGTGA